One Panicum virgatum strain AP13 chromosome 3N, P.virgatum_v5, whole genome shotgun sequence DNA segment encodes these proteins:
- the LOC120664265 gene encoding phosphoenolpyruvate/phosphate translocator 3, chloroplastic-like: protein MQSMAAACSSSSSSRACAAARRSYPSPALPSSRHVALSPSPSSAPSSHGCRWPVAGAGAPALSLGIRGGLRPLPSPLLAARTRAAAAVAASPPAADGGGKPEGTDGIPRTLQLGAMIIVWYLLNIYFNIYNKLVLKAVPFPYTITTFQFASGSFFIALMWLLNLHPRPRLSLKQYAKILPLALIHMLGNVFTNVSLGKVAVSFTHTIKAMEPLFSVLLSVMFLGETPSALVLGSLVPIVGGVVLASMTEVSFNWIGFWSAMASNLTNQSRNVLCKKLLTDEEDSFDDINLFSIMTVMAFLLSAPLMLSVEGIKFNPSYLQSAGVNVKELCVNAALAGTCFHFYQQVSYSLLARVSPVTHSVTNSLKRVVVIVSSVLFFRTPLSPINALGTGIALAGVFLYSQFKKAKPKSKAA, encoded by the exons ATGCagagcatggcggcggcgtgctcgtcctcctcctcctccagagcctgcgccgcggcgcgccgctcGTACCCATCCCCCGCCCTGCCTTCCTCGCGCCACGTCGCGCTCTCGCCCTCACCGTCCTCCGCCCCTTCTTCTCATGGCTGCCGCTGgccggtcgccggcgccggcgcgccggcgctcTCGCTCGGCATTCGCGGGGGCCTGCGGCCGCTCCCGTCGCCCCTGCTCGCGGCGAggacgcgggcggcggcggcagtggccgcgtcgccgccggcggcagacGGGGGCGGAAAACCCGAGGGCACTGACGGCATTCCACGGACGCTGCAGCTCGGGGCCATGATCATCGTCTGGTACCTGCTCAACATCTACTTCAACATCTACAACAAGCTG GTTCTCAAAGCCGTGCCCTTTCCGTACACCATCACCACCTTCCAGTTCGCATCCGGATCCTTCTTCATCGCGCTCATGTGGCTGCTGAATCTGCATCCGAGACCGAGGCTCTCCCTCAAACAG TATGCAAAGATCCTGCctcttgctttgatccacatgcTGGGAAATGTTTTTACCAATGTGAGTTTGGGCAAGGTGGCTGTCTCCTTCACGCACACCATCAAGGCCATGGAGCCCTTATTCTCTGTCCTCCTCTCTGTCATGTTCCTTGGAGAG ACACCTTCTGCATTGGTGTTGGGTTCGCTCGTCCCTATTGTTGGTGGAGTTGTATTGGCATCCATGACTGAAGTTTCTTTCAACTG GATTGGATTTTGGAGCGCCATGGCTTCAAATCTTACCAACCAATCACGGAATGTTTTATGCAAGAAACTTCTCACTGATGAAGag GACAGTTTTGATGATATAAACCTGTTCTCAATAATGACTGTCATGGCATTCTTGTTATCTGCTCCACTGATGCTATCTGTAGAAGGCATCAAGTTTAATCCATCGTACCTGCAGAGTGCT GGAGTTAATGTAAAAGAGCTATGTGTGAATGCAGCACTTGCTGGAACATGTTTCCATTTTTACCAACAG GTTTCATACAGTTTATTGGCTAGAGTATCTCCTGTGACCCATTCGGTTACCAACTCTCTCAAACGGGTGGTGGTCATCGTGTCATCTGTTCTCTTCTTCAGAACTCCACTTTCACCTATAAATGCCTTAG GAACTGGTATTGCTCTTGCTGGAGTTTTCCTGTACTCTCAATTCAAAAAGGCAAAACCAAAGTCTAAGGCTGCATAA
- the LOC120664267 gene encoding phospholipase D alpha 1-like, producing the protein MPAWAWPAPRPLLKPIGEVTSPDLLPAPQPVFSASTGATMAKILLHGSLHVTIFEAEEISNSSRPSSQAPGFLRKGIELLDHQLVEGIEDTVGVGKGTSKIYATIGLDKARVGRTRTLTDETASPRWYESFHVYCAHLASDVVFTIRAKNPIGASTVGVGYLPVRDIFGGQELDRWLPLCDDDDKDRRPLEGGARVHVKLQYFDISKDHSWGRGVRSGRYPGVPYTFFSQRQGCRVTLYQDAHVPDGFVPRIPLDGGRCYEPHRCWEDIFDAISGARHLIYITGWSVYTEITLVRDGGRPKPGGGVTLGELLKKKAGEGVRVLMLVWDDRTSVGVLKKDGLMATHDEETMNYFQGTDVHCVLCPRNPDDSGSIVQDLQISTMFTHHQKIVVVDHDMPAGRRSKRRIVSFVGGLDLCDGRYDTPVHSLFRTLDTAHHDDFHQPNFATAAIAKGGPREPWHDIHCRLEGPVAWDVLYNFEQRWRKQGGKDLLIQLRDLADEIIPPSPVTFPEDGEAWSVQLFRSIDGGAAFGFPDTPDDATRAGLVSGKDQIIDRSIQDAYIHAIRRARSFIYIENQYFLGSSYCWRPDGIRPEDIGAAHLIPKELSMKVVSKIEAGERFAVYVVMPMWPEGIPESGSVQAILDWQRRTMEMMYTDIAQAIQAKGIDANPRDYLTFFCLGNREAKRPGEYVPTEEAEPDTDYIRAQQNRRFMIYVHTKMMIVDDEYIIVGSANINQRSMDGARDSEIAMGAYQPHHLAAASRPARGQVHGFRMSLWYEHLGAVDDAFTRPDSLECVRKVNAMGDRYWDLYAGDGPERDLPGHLLTYPVGVAADGAVTQLPGTEFFPDTQARVLGAKSDYLPPILTT; encoded by the exons ATGCCGGCATGGGCATGGCCGGCTCCCCGTCCTCTCCTTAAACCCATCGGCGAGGTCACTAGCCCCGATTTGCTTCCTGCTCCTCAACCTGTCTTCAGCGCGTCGACCGGAGCGACGATGGCGAAGATCCTGCTCCATGGCTCGCTTCATGTCACCATCTTCGAGGCCGAGGAGATCTCCAACTCCAGCCGACCCAGCAGCCAGGCGCCCGGCTTCCTCCGCAAG GGAATTGAACTACTCGATCATCAGCTGGTGGAGGGGATCGAGGACACGGTGGGCGTGGGCAAGGGCACCAGCAAGATCTACGCCACCATCGGCCTGGACAAGGCCCGCGTGGGGCGCACCCGCACGCTCACCGACGAGACGGCCAGCCCGCGCTGGTACGAGTCCTTCCACGTCTACTGCGCGCACCTCGCCTCCGACGTCGTCTTCACCATCCGGGCCAAGAACCCCATCGGAGCCTCCACCGTCGGCGTCGGCTACCTCCCCGTCCGCGACATCTTCGGCGGCCAGGAGCTCGACCGCTGGCTGCCGCtctgcgacgacgacgacaaggacCGCAGGCCGCTCGAGGGCGGCGCCAGGGTCCACGTCAAGCTCCAGTACTTCGACATCTCCAAGGACCACAGCTGGGGCCGCGGCGTCCGCAGCGGCAGGTACCCCGGCGTGCCCTACACCTTCTTCTCGCAGCGCCAGGGGTGCAGGGTCACGCTGTACCAGGACGCGCACGTCCCCGACGGCTTCGTCCCGAGGAtcccgctcgacggcggccggTGCTACGAGCCGCACCGCTGTTGGGAGGACATCTTCGACGCCATCAGCGGCGCCAGGCACCTCATCTACATCACCGGCTGGTCGGTCTACACCGAGATCACGCTGGTCAGGGACGGCGGCCGGCCcaagcccggcggcggcgtcacgcTCGGCGAGCTGCTCAAGAAAAAGGCCGGCGAGGGCGTCCGGGTGCTGATGCTGGTCTGGGACGACCGCACCTCCGTCGGGGTGCTAAAAAAGGACGGCCTCATGGCCACGCACGACGAGGAGACCATGAACTACTTCCAGGGCACCGACGTGCACTGCGTGCTGTGCCCCCGGAACCCCGACGACTCCGGGAGCATCGTGCAGGACCTGCAGATCTCCACCATGTTCACGCACCACCAGAAGATCGTCGTCGTCGACCACGACATGCCGGCGGGCCGGCGGAGTAAGCGGAGGATCGTCAGCTTCGTGGGCGGGCTGGACCTCTGCGACGGCCGCTACGACACGCCGGTGCACTCGCTGTTCCGGACGCTGGACACGGCGCACCACGACGACTTCCACCAGCCCAACTTCGCGACGGCCGCCATCGCCAAGGGCGGGCCCCGGGAGCCCTGGCACGACATCCACTGCCGCCTCGAGGGCCCCGTGGCCTGGGACGTGCTCTACAACTTCGAGCAGCGGTGGCGCAAGCAGGGCGGCAAGGACCTCCTCATCCAGCTCCGGGACCTCGCCGACGAGATCATCCCGCCGTCGCCCGTCACGTTCCCGGAGGACGGCGAGGCCTGGAGCGTGCAGCTGTTCCGGTCcatcgacggcggcgccgccttcgggttcCCCGACACCCCCGACGACGCCACCAGGGCCGGGCTCGTCAGCGGCAAGGACCAGATCATCGACCGGAGCATCCAGGACGCCTACATCCACGCCATCCGCCGCGCCCGGAGCTTCATCTACATCGAGAACCAGTACTTCCTGGGCAGCTCCTACTGCTGGAGGCCCGACGGCATCAGGCCCGAGGACATCGGCGCGGCGCACCTCATCCCCAAGGAGCTGTCCATGAAGGTGGTGAGCAAGATCGAGGCCGGCGAGCGCTTCGCCGTGTACGTCGTCATGCCCATGTGGCCGGAGGGCATCCCGGAGAGCGGCTCCGTGCAGGCCATCCTGGACTGGCAGAGGAGGACCATGGAGATGATGTACACCGACATCGCGCAGGCGATCCAGGCCAAGGGGATCGACGCCAACCCCAGGGACTACCTCACCTTCTTCTGCCTCGGCAACCGGGAGGCCAAGAGGCCCGGCGAGTACGTGCCCACGGAGGAGGCGGAGCCCGACACCGACTACATCCGGGCCCAACAGAACAGGAGGTTCATGATCTACGTCCACACCAAGATGATGATCGTGGATGACGAGTACATCATCGTGGGGTCGGCCAACATCAACCAGAGGTCCATGGACGGCGCGCGGGACTCGGAGATCGCCATGGGCGCCTACCAGCCGCACCacctggcggcggcgagccggccggcgagggggcAGGTGCACGGCTTCCGGATGTCTCTGTGGTACGAGCACCTGGGCGCGGTGGACGACGCCTTCACCCGGCCGGACAGCCTCGAGTGCGTGCGCAAGGTGAACGCCATGGGCGACAGGTACTGGGACCTGTACGCCGGCGACGGGCCCGAGCGCGACCTGCCGGGGCACCTGCTCACGTACCCCGTCGGggtcgccgccgacggcgccgtCACGCAGCTGCCGGGGACGGAGTTCTTCCCGGACACCCAGGCGCGGGTGCTCGGCGCCAAGTCCGACTACCTCCCGCCCATCCTCACCACATAA
- the LOC120664266 gene encoding embryo-specific protein ATS3-like, which yields MSPRRFWSPTQQHHPRRRRHPRLLCSYINRHPHPLPLRYINAQPAMAAPTGYAAAPLRGLALPLLLLSAVILLALAPSSSTAAAAAARACTYTLRVKTSCASPAPRSSDAVSVAFGDAYRNEAHAPRLPTSGGRALERCGTDTFRVPGPCGYGVCYLYLRRDGRDGWAPEWVQVVQPGPRAPAAATFYFGDPLPDGVWYGHDRCPKAKGKAAGADDGEHPAAATTDDAPLASNFTGMKPPIQPQP from the coding sequence ATGTCGCCCAGGCGTTTCTGGTCCCCGACACAGCAgcaccatcctcgccgccgacgtcacCCGCGCCTGCTCTGCTCCTACATCAATCGCCACCCCCATCCCCTCCCGCTCCGCTACATCAATGCGCAGCCGGCGATGGCCGCTCCCACCGGCTACGCTGCCGCACCCCTCCGCGGCCTTGCgctcccgctgctgctgctctccgcCGTCATCCTGCTCGCGctcgcgccctcctcctccaccgccgccgccgcggcggcccgggCGTGCACGTACACGCTCCGGGTGAAGACGTCCtgcgcgtcgccggcgccgcggtcgTCGGACGCCGTGAGCGTCGCGTTCGGGGACGCGTACCGCAACGAGGCCCACGCGCCGCGGCTCCCCACGTCGGGCGGGCGCGCGCTGGAGCGGTGCGGCACCGACACGTTCCGCGTGCCGGGCCCCTGCGGCTACGGCGTCTGCTACCTCTACCTCCGCCGCGACGGCCGCGACGGTTGGGCGCCCGAGTGGGTGCAGGTCGTCCAGCccggcccgcgcgcgccggccgcggccaccTTCTACTTCGGCGACCCGCTGCCCGACGGCGTCTGGTACGGCCACGACCGGTGCCCCAAGGCCAAGGGCAAGGCCGCCGGCGCTGACGATGGTGagcacccggcggcggcgaccaccgACGACGCGCCGCTCGCCAGCAACTTCACGGGGATGAAACCACCGATCCAACCGCAACCTTGA
- the LOC120664268 gene encoding adenine nucleotide transporter BT1, chloroplastic/mitochondrial-like: protein MSRKSGGGARLQCADTKDWGCCFLALPPVAPAGVDGDGGFNLAWTLHQSFHPPAGLFASVGQQVGVGFPGAGASSSATSPETPRDPYMKYVSPEVVETPLLGEGVGLRDKGKKKAVKLKIKVGNHHLKRLISGAIAGTVSRTAVAPLETIRTHLMVGSNGNSMTEVFQSIMKHEGWTGLFRGNFVNVIRVAPSKAIELFAFDTANKFLTPKSGEEQKIPVPPSLVAGAFAGVSSTLCTYPLELIKTRLTIQRGVYDNFLDAFVKIVRDEGPTELYRGLTPSLIGVVPYAATNYFAYDTLKKVYKKLFKTNEIGNVPTLLIGSAAGAISSSATFPLEVARKHMQVGAVGGRKVYKNMLHALLSILEDEGVGGLYKGLGPSCMKLVPAAGISFMCYEACKKILIEEEDE from the exons ATGAGCaggaagagcggcggcggcgcgcggttgcAATGCGCGGATACGAAGGATTGGGGTTGCTGCTTCCTAGCCCTCCCGCCTGTAGCACCTGCTGGTGTGGATGGCGATGGCGGGTTCAACCTCGCATGGACCCTCCACCAGTCCTTCCacccgccggccggcctgttCGCCAGCGTGGGCCAGCAGGTGGGGGTTGGATTCCCCGGGGCCGGGGCCTCCTCTAGCGCCACTTCACCGGAGACTCCACGGGACCCATATATGAAGTACGTCTCGCCGGAGGTTGTCGAGACGCCTCTGCTGGGGGAAGGTGTGGGGTTGAGGGATAAAGGGAAGAAGAAAGCCGTGAAGCTCAAGATTAAGGTTGGGAATCACCACCTCAAGAGGCTGATCAGTGGGGCGATTGCGGGCACGGTGTCGAGGACTGCCGTCGCACCTTTGGAAACGATTAGGACACATTTGATGGTTGGGAGCAATGGGAATTCAATGACGGAGGTATTCCAGTCTATCATGAAGCATGAAGGGTGGACTGGGTTGTTCCGTGGTAACTTTGTTAATGTCATCCGGGTAGCCCCAAGCAAGGCAATCGAG CTTTTTGCCTTTGATACTGCTAATAAGTTCTTGACCCCCAAATCTGGGGAGGAACAGAAGATCCCAGTCCCTCCTTCATTAGTGGCAGGGGCATTTGCTGGTGTCAGCTCAACATTGTGTACATACCCTCTGGAATTGATTAAGACACGGTTAACTATACAG AGAGGTGTGTATGACAACTTCCTTGACGCTTTTGTCAAAATCGTCCGTGATGAAGGGCCGACTGAGCTCTACAGAGGCTTAACTCCAAGTCTCATTGGGGTTGTGCCATATGCTGCGACCAACTACTTTGCCTATGACACCCTTAAGAAAGTTTACAAGAAGCTGTTTAAGACGAATGAAATCGGAAATGTTCCAACCCTGCTTATTGGCTCTGCAGCAGGAGCTATATCGAGCTCTGCTACATTCCCTCTTGAGGTCGCTCGCAAGCACATGCAAGTTGGAGCCGTTGGTGGCAGGAAGGTTTACAAGAACATGCTTCACGCTCTCCTGAGTATCCTTGAGGATGAAGGTGTTGGGGGACTTTACAAAGGATTGGGGCCGAGCTGCATGAAGTTGGTGCCTGCTGCTGGAATTTCTTTTATGTGCTATGAGGCTTGCAAGAAGATACTGATCGAAGAAGAGGATGAGTGA
- the LOC120664269 gene encoding uncharacterized protein At2g34160-like, with translation MSGDKAAVQAGGDAQQQKPGGGGNRIQVSSSKKPLFFYVNLSKRYMQQHGDVELSALGLAISTVVTIAEILKNNGLAIEKKIRTSTVEISDEMRGRSIQKAKIEILLGKTDNFDELMAASAGEATAGDAEGQS, from the exons ATGTCCGGCGACAAGGCGGCGGTGCAGGCGGGCGGCGACGCGCAGCAGCagaagcccggcggcggcgggaaccGGATTCAGGTGTCCAGCTCCAAGAAGCCGCTCTTCTTCTACGTCAACCTCTCCAAG AGGTACATGCAGCAGCACGGCGACGTCGAGCTCTCTGCGCTCGGGCTGG CCATATCAACAGTGGTGACCATTGCGGAGATTCTAAAGAACAATGGTCTTGCCATTGAAAAGA AGATTAGAACATCCACTGTCGAAATCAGCGACGAAATGAGAGGCCGGTCGATCCAAAAGGCTAAG ATTGAGATATTGCTGGGAAAGACCGACAACTTCGATGAGCTGATGGCCGCCAGCGCTGGAGAGGCAACCGCAGGAGATGCCGAAGGGCAGTCCTAG